The sequence GCTTCGGGAGCATATCAACCGTATAAGCAGTGGCTCGCCACTGGAGTGCTATCCCTTTCTGTTGGCCGCGACCTTTTACTCCTGACACGTTCAACCCCTTGATTCCGATTTTATCGAGTGCCGCTTTTACATCGTCGAGCTTATCTTCCCGTATGATTGCCTCTATTTTTTTCATCTTTTCTTTCACCCCCAGCAGCTATCCTCAGGACTAGCATAACA comes from Methanomicrobia archaeon and encodes:
- a CDS encoding P-II family nitrogen regulator, translating into MKKIEAIIREDKLDDVKAALDKIGIKGLNVSGVKGRGQQKGIALQWRATAYTVDMLPKLQLNVVVKDADAEKVVATIRESAYTGNFGDGMIFVLPVEEVIRVRTGESGEKAL